The following proteins come from a genomic window of Cronobacter muytjensii ATCC 51329:
- the fdhE gene encoding formate dehydrogenase accessory protein FdhE — protein sequence MSIRIIPQDQLEKSDKRTAEVIPPLLFPRLKNLYNRRAARLRELAENNPLGDYLRFAALIAHAQEVVLYDHPLEMDLTARIKAAAEQGKPPLDIHVLPRDAHWQKLLQSLIAELKPEMSGPALAVIENLEKASAQELEAMASALFSADFSAVSSDKAPFIWAALSLYWAQMASLIPGKARAEYGEARQFCPVCGSMPVSSMVHIGSSQGLRYLHCNLCETEWHVVRIKCSNCEQTRDLHYWSLESEQASIKAESCGDCGTYLKILYQEKDPNVEAVADDLASLVLDARMEQEGFARSSINPFLFPGEGE from the coding sequence ATGAGTATTCGCATCATCCCGCAAGACCAGCTGGAGAAGAGCGATAAACGCACGGCGGAAGTGATTCCGCCGTTATTGTTCCCCAGACTGAAAAACCTGTATAACCGCCGCGCCGCCCGTCTGCGCGAGCTGGCTGAAAACAACCCTCTGGGCGATTACCTGCGTTTTGCCGCGCTGATCGCACATGCCCAGGAAGTGGTGCTGTATGACCACCCGCTGGAGATGGATTTAACGGCCCGCATTAAAGCAGCGGCGGAACAGGGCAAACCCCCGCTGGATATTCACGTGCTGCCGCGCGATGCGCACTGGCAGAAGCTGTTGCAGTCGCTGATTGCCGAGCTGAAGCCGGAGATGAGCGGCCCGGCGCTGGCGGTTATCGAGAATCTCGAAAAAGCCTCCGCGCAGGAGCTGGAAGCGATGGCAAGCGCGCTGTTCAGCGCTGACTTCAGCGCGGTAAGCAGCGATAAAGCGCCGTTTATCTGGGCCGCGCTCTCGCTCTACTGGGCGCAGATGGCAAGCCTCATTCCCGGCAAAGCCCGTGCGGAATATGGCGAAGCGCGGCAGTTCTGCCCGGTCTGCGGCAGCATGCCGGTTTCAAGCATGGTGCATATCGGCTCAAGCCAGGGGCTGCGCTACCTGCACTGCAATCTGTGCGAAACGGAATGGCACGTGGTGCGCATCAAGTGCAGCAACTGCGAGCAGACCCGCGATCTGCACTACTGGTCACTGGAGAGCGAGCAGGCGTCGATCAAAGCCGAAAGCTGCGGCGACTGCGGCACTTACCTGAAAATTCTCTACCAGGAAAAAGACCCGAACGTCGAAGCGGTAGCGGATGACCTGGCCTCGCTGGTGCTTGACGCCCGCATGGAGCAAGAAGGCTTCGCCCGAAGCTCCATCAACCCGTTCCTGTTCCCCGGCGAAGGCGAGTAA
- a CDS encoding glycoside hydrolase family 127 protein has protein sequence MTQPDVREMDLHHLKITDPFLGQYQQLVRDVVIPYQWDALNDRLPEAEPSHAIANFRLAAGLDHGEFYGMVFQDSDVAKWLEAVAWSLCQKPDAELEKTADEVIALIAAAQCDDGYLNTYFTVKAPGERWTNLAECHELYCAGHMIEAGVAFWQATGKRRLLDVVCRLADHISDVFGPGENQLHGYPGHPEIELALMRLYDATQEPRYQALARYFIEQRGTQPHFYDIEYEKRGRTSYWNTYGPAWMVQDKAYSQAHQPLTEQDRAVGHAVRFVYLMAGVAHLARLSGDEEKRQACLRLWENMARRQLYITGGIGAQSSGEAFSSDYDLPNDTVYAESCASIGLMMFARRMLEMEGDSQYADVMERALYNTVLGGMALDGKHFFYVNPLEVHPKTLKFNHIYDHVKPVRQRWFGCACCPPNIARLLTSLGHYLYTAREDALFINLYIGNRVELPVGEGTLRLRVSGDFPWHEEVQIHIDSPQPVEHTLALRLPDWCDAPRVMLNGSPCEGDTRKGYLWLRRAWQEGDTLTLTLPMPVRRVYGNPLARHVAGKVAVQRGPLIYCLEEADNGSELHNLRLPATAAFREMPGKGIFARQVLIQAEGWRQASAEPESQPLWHYDRAPTEATPQTLTFIPWFSWANRGEGEMRVWVDERP, from the coding sequence ATGACTCAGCCAGACGTGCGGGAAATGGATCTGCATCACCTGAAAATCACCGACCCTTTTCTCGGCCAGTATCAGCAACTGGTGCGCGATGTGGTCATTCCTTATCAGTGGGATGCGCTGAACGACAGGCTACCCGAGGCGGAGCCGAGCCATGCCATCGCCAACTTCCGCCTCGCCGCGGGCCTTGATCACGGCGAGTTCTACGGCATGGTCTTTCAGGACAGCGACGTGGCGAAATGGCTGGAAGCGGTCGCCTGGTCGCTGTGCCAGAAGCCGGACGCGGAACTGGAAAAAACGGCGGATGAGGTGATTGCGCTGATTGCCGCGGCGCAGTGCGATGACGGCTATCTGAATACCTATTTCACCGTGAAGGCGCCCGGCGAGCGCTGGACAAACCTTGCCGAATGCCATGAACTCTATTGCGCGGGCCATATGATTGAAGCAGGCGTCGCCTTCTGGCAGGCCACCGGCAAGCGCCGCCTGCTGGACGTGGTGTGTCGTCTGGCGGACCATATCAGCGACGTGTTTGGGCCAGGCGAAAACCAGCTCCACGGTTATCCGGGACATCCGGAGATAGAGCTGGCCCTGATGCGCCTGTACGACGCCACGCAGGAGCCGCGCTATCAGGCACTGGCGCGCTACTTTATCGAGCAGCGCGGGACGCAGCCGCACTTTTACGATATCGAATATGAAAAGCGCGGCCGTACCTCATACTGGAACACCTACGGCCCGGCCTGGATGGTGCAGGACAAAGCCTACAGTCAGGCGCATCAGCCGCTGACGGAGCAGGATCGCGCGGTGGGCCACGCGGTGCGTTTCGTCTACCTGATGGCGGGCGTCGCCCATCTGGCGCGCCTGAGCGGCGATGAAGAAAAACGTCAGGCCTGTTTGCGGCTGTGGGAGAACATGGCGCGCCGTCAGCTCTATATCACCGGCGGTATCGGCGCGCAGAGCAGCGGAGAAGCGTTCAGCTCCGACTACGACCTGCCCAACGACACGGTGTATGCGGAAAGCTGCGCCTCGATTGGCCTGATGATGTTTGCGCGCCGGATGCTGGAGATGGAAGGCGACAGCCAGTACGCAGACGTCATGGAGCGCGCGCTCTATAACACCGTACTGGGCGGCATGGCGCTGGACGGCAAACACTTCTTTTACGTCAATCCACTGGAAGTGCATCCGAAAACGCTCAAATTCAACCATATCTACGACCACGTCAAACCGGTGCGCCAGCGCTGGTTCGGCTGCGCCTGCTGTCCGCCGAACATTGCGCGCCTGCTGACGTCGCTCGGCCATTATCTCTACACCGCGCGGGAGGACGCGCTGTTTATCAACCTCTATATTGGCAACCGCGTCGAGCTGCCAGTGGGTGAGGGCACGCTGCGCCTGCGCGTCAGCGGCGATTTTCCGTGGCATGAAGAAGTGCAGATCCATATCGATTCACCGCAGCCGGTAGAGCACACCCTGGCGCTTCGCCTGCCGGACTGGTGCGACGCGCCGCGCGTTATGCTGAATGGCAGCCCTTGCGAAGGCGACACGCGTAAAGGCTATCTCTGGCTGCGTCGCGCCTGGCAGGAGGGCGACACCCTGACGCTGACGCTGCCGATGCCCGTGCGACGCGTTTACGGCAATCCGCTGGCGCGCCACGTCGCGGGCAAAGTGGCGGTTCAGCGTGGGCCATTGATCTACTGCCTGGAAGAGGCTGACAACGGCAGCGAACTGCATAACCTGCGCCTGCCCGCCACGGCCGCCTTTCGTGAAATGCCGGGAAAAGGCATTTTCGCCAGGCAGGTGTTGATTCAGGCCGAAGGCTGGCGTCAGGCGAGCGCAGAGCCAGAATCGCAGCCGCTCTGGCACTATGATCGCGCGCCGACAGAAGCCACGCCGCAGACACTCACGTTTATTCCGTGGTTCAGCTGGGCCAACCGGGGAGAGGGCGAGATGCGCGTCTGGGTTGACGAGCGCCCGTAA
- a CDS encoding MFS transporter, producing the protein MNATSATTADISVTAINDKLSLREKIGYGLGDAGGTIITCLIMNFLTFFYTDVFGLTPALVGTLFIALRIFDAVSDPVMGVIADRTQSRWGRFRPWQLWVALPIGIIGVLTFTVPEAGMGVKIAWAFGTYLLLSVGYTAINVPYCALINTMTTRHHEVLACQSWRFVLCGVAGFLVSVGLPWLVKALGDGNVARGWQLGVGVLCGLAVVMFLCCFFWVRERVSLALMGKFTLREHLAGLRNNDQLLLMLVMSFLLINVFNIRGGGYMYFITYVLQGSTAYTSLFFTMVTFAAILGAMIISPLSRRFDTVRLYFYTNLILAALAAMMWLLPAGPAHQSLWLGVILGNGILLGFTLPLHFALMAFADDYGEWKTGVRSSGMNFAFNLFFIKLAWASSAGIISLVFILVAYQPGAGNQTAASLQGMTAMESLLPALFHLLLAISIRWCKLNNPLMARISGDLRQRHVQQS; encoded by the coding sequence ATGAATGCTACCTCTGCTACGACAGCGGATATTTCCGTCACGGCCATTAACGATAAGCTGTCGCTCCGGGAAAAAATCGGCTACGGATTAGGTGATGCGGGCGGCACGATTATCACCTGCCTGATCATGAATTTTTTAACCTTCTTTTACACCGACGTCTTCGGCCTGACGCCCGCGCTGGTGGGGACGCTGTTCATCGCCCTGCGCATTTTTGATGCGGTTTCCGACCCGGTAATGGGTGTCATCGCCGACCGCACCCAGAGCCGCTGGGGCCGCTTCCGCCCGTGGCAGCTATGGGTAGCGTTGCCCATCGGCATTATCGGCGTGCTGACGTTCACGGTGCCGGAGGCGGGCATGGGCGTCAAAATCGCCTGGGCGTTCGGCACTTATCTGCTGCTTTCTGTCGGGTATACCGCGATTAACGTGCCGTACTGCGCGCTCATCAACACCATGACCACGCGCCACCACGAAGTGCTGGCCTGCCAGTCGTGGCGTTTTGTGCTGTGCGGCGTGGCAGGGTTTCTGGTCTCGGTGGGGCTGCCGTGGCTGGTGAAAGCGCTGGGCGACGGCAATGTTGCCCGTGGCTGGCAGCTCGGGGTAGGCGTACTCTGCGGCCTGGCCGTGGTGATGTTCCTGTGCTGCTTTTTTTGGGTACGCGAACGCGTATCGCTGGCGTTGATGGGCAAATTTACGCTGCGCGAGCATCTGGCCGGGCTGCGTAATAATGATCAACTACTGCTGATGCTGGTGATGTCATTTCTGCTGATTAACGTGTTTAACATTCGCGGCGGCGGCTATATGTATTTCATCACGTATGTGCTCCAGGGCAGCACCGCGTATACCTCGCTGTTTTTTACTATGGTGACGTTCGCCGCCATTCTGGGCGCCATGATAATCAGCCCACTTTCGCGCCGTTTCGACACCGTTAGGCTCTATTTCTACACCAATCTTATCCTGGCGGCGCTGGCGGCGATGATGTGGCTGCTGCCCGCAGGCCCGGCGCATCAGAGCCTGTGGCTTGGCGTGATCCTCGGCAATGGCATCCTTCTTGGCTTTACGCTGCCGCTGCACTTCGCCCTGATGGCGTTTGCCGACGACTATGGCGAATGGAAAACCGGCGTGCGCTCCTCCGGGATGAATTTCGCTTTTAACCTCTTTTTCATCAAGCTCGCCTGGGCATCCAGCGCCGGCATTATCAGCCTGGTGTTTATTCTGGTGGCCTACCAGCCCGGCGCAGGCAACCAGACTGCGGCCTCGCTCCAGGGGATGACCGCGATGGAGAGCCTCCTGCCTGCCCTGTTCCACCTGTTGCTGGCGATCTCGATTCGCTGGTGCAAACTCAATAATCCGCTCATGGCGCGCATTTCCGGCGATTTGCGTCAGCGCCACGTGCAACAGTCCTGA
- a CDS encoding AraC family transcriptional regulator — MFDILLNIPVRVQNGGRFISRGVGQHPARRLDSWEIIFVEKGTLTIREEETVFEVNAGESLLLWPGRKHQGVGIFPPELKFYWLHFEYHPTAENNPGCDLSLLSIPQHCRAREPQHIISLFRQFLNEQENIARTLALEMILLLILQQLGVGAGDAQPAEGNGAALAWKAQQLIRTQYHLPLSTSTLAASLHCNADYLGRVYRQTFHLTITAALQRQRVIAAEKRLINDSLSLCEVAKSCGFPDVGYFRRVFRRHHGLTPAAWKKRYCKEHINSD; from the coding sequence ATGTTTGATATTTTGTTAAATATTCCGGTGAGGGTACAAAACGGCGGACGGTTTATCTCCCGCGGCGTCGGCCAGCATCCGGCGCGCAGGCTCGACTCATGGGAAATTATCTTTGTCGAAAAAGGGACGCTTACGATCCGCGAAGAAGAGACGGTATTTGAGGTCAATGCCGGAGAAAGTTTACTGTTATGGCCGGGCAGAAAGCATCAGGGCGTCGGTATTTTCCCGCCCGAGTTGAAATTTTACTGGCTGCATTTTGAGTATCATCCTACGGCTGAAAATAACCCTGGATGCGATTTATCTTTATTGTCGATTCCCCAACACTGCCGGGCGCGCGAGCCGCAACACATTATTTCACTGTTCCGCCAGTTTCTGAATGAACAGGAGAATATCGCGCGCACGCTGGCGCTGGAAATGATCCTGCTGCTGATACTCCAGCAATTGGGCGTCGGCGCGGGCGATGCCCAGCCTGCCGAGGGCAATGGCGCAGCGCTCGCCTGGAAGGCGCAGCAGCTTATCCGTACGCAGTATCATCTGCCGCTCTCTACCTCGACGCTCGCCGCCAGCCTGCACTGTAACGCTGACTATCTGGGCCGCGTCTATCGTCAGACATTTCATCTGACCATTACCGCGGCGCTGCAGCGTCAACGTGTAATCGCTGCGGAAAAACGGTTGATTAACGATTCTCTGTCGCTGTGCGAGGTGGCGAAAAGCTGCGGCTTCCCGGACGTCGGGTATTTCCGTCGGGTCTTTCGCCGCCACCACGGCCTCACGCCCGCCGCGTGGAAAAAACGCTACTGCAAAGAGCATATCAATTCCGACTAA